The sequence CGTATACATCTGAAGTTATTAGGGCTGCAATTTTATCTATACCTAAGGGACAATGGGAGGCGGCATTTTCTGTTGGGATGAACAGTAGACAGGCACTAACCCGTATAATATTACCACAGGCAGCTAGAGTTTCTGTGCCACCATTATTTAACTCATTCATAAGTCTTATAAAAGATACTTCATTGGCTTCAACGATAACTTTAACTGAAATGTTCCAAATAGCTCAAAGAATTACAGCTACAACGTACGAACCGTTAGTATTGTACTGTGAAGCTGCAGTGATATATCTACTATTCTGTAGTATGTTATCTTTTATTCAACATAGGATAGAAAATAGACTAGAACGTTATGTGGCTAAGTAATGAGGTGAAAGTAATGATTAACATACGAAATTTACACAAAAGTTTTGGTGATAAAGAGATTTTAAAGGGAATAGATTTAAATGTTCCTAAAGGGGAAGCAACATTTATAATAGGACCGTCTGGTTCAGGGAAAACTACGCTTCTTCGCTGCATGAATTTATTAGAGATTCCTAATGAAGGTACAATAAGTATTGGAAATAATACATTGGAATTTAAAACGAATAAGAAAAATATCCAAAATGATATTTTGAAATTAAGAAAGAGTACAGGTATGGTATTTCAAGGGTTTCACCTATTTCCACATATGACTGTTATTCAAAATATTATGGAAGGACCTGTTACTGTTCTAAAGCAATCAAAAGATGATGCTAGAGCTAAAGCAATTACGCTTTTGCAGAAAGTTGGGCTTTCAGAAAAAAGTAACAGCTATCCGCACGAACTTTCTGGTGGACAGCAGCAGAGGGTTGCTATTGCCCGTGCAATGGCTATGGAACCATCAGTGTTGCTATTTGATGAACCAACTTCTGCACTTGATCCAGAACTTGAGGCAGAGGTTCTTAAGGTTATGAGAGATCTTTCGCATGAAGGAATGACAATGGTTGTAGTTACTCATAAGATGAGTTTTGCAAAAGAGGTTGCTAATAATGTAATATTTATGGATGATGGGATTATAGTTGAAAGTGGAACTCCACAAAAATTATTTACCAATACAACTAATTCAAGATTAAAACAGTTCTTAAGTTTGGTTGAATAAGTAAACAAAGAGTTAATTAATATGGTCTATGATTTAAAAGTATAGGATATTATTAATTATTAAGAAGCAAACTATGTTAAGACGAATCAATTTTTAGCATATATGATTTGAATTATAGTACTTAGTTGTAATTAAATAGACCGTTTATAGCTAATAATTAGTTATAAACGGTCTATTTTTTTAGAATTAAGACTTTATAAAAAATGAGAAAGTATTTTATGATGTTACTATATGAATTTAGATAATAAATTCATTTATACAACAATAGTTTAATGAATTAAATTGAATCAATATTATTAGTTCAGGTATAATAATATATATGGAATGTTTAGGTTTGGGGGAAAGTTTAATGAATATATTTAGAGTAACAGAAAAAGAGGAGCAATTTTTAAAATATAAAAAGAGCTATATTCATAGTACAGCTTTTATAGCAAAGCAGGGGGAAGATGTTATAGGCATATTTGAATATAATATAAATGGTATAGTAGCTGAGATAACCAATATTTTATTACCTTGTTCAAAGAACCAATCAATAAGAGTAGTAAAGGGGTTTATTGAAGAATTAAGTTATTGGAATCCTTATGTTAATTCTGTTGTTTTAAAAAATGAAATTTCAGAAGTAGATTTGAAAACTCTTAAATCTTTTGGTTTTATTGCCGATAAAGGATGGATGTATGAAATTGATAATGCAAGTAAATTATTCAAATTAAGTTTATCAGATATTGTACCAGAACAACTTACAGTGGATGAAAAAAAGGTACATAAGGCTATCTCTTGGGTGAATTGTCCAAGGGATGTAATGGTGGGATGTGTTGAGATAGATAATAAGATTTTAGTTATTGACGGATATTCTAGGCTAGTAGTTGCAGTTCAAAAAGGATTCTCTTATGTTTATGGTTATATGGATAAAGGTAATGATAATGATGAGCAAAAAGCTTTTTATAAGACGTGCTTTTCCTGGTGCCAAGAAGCTGGAGTTAATAGTGTTTATGATTTTAATAATAGAATAGTATCGTCAGAAGAACATAAAAAAATATGGATTGATAGGTGTCAGAGGTATTTTAAAGAAAAAGCTAACGAAGGATTAGGAAAAGTGAAGACTTTAGAATCAAAAAGATTAATTTTGAGAGGATGGAAGCTAGAGGATTTAGATGATTTTTATCAATATGCTAAGAATCCTAAGGTTGGACCTAATGCTGGATGGGCACCTCATGAAAGTAAAGAGACTACTTTGAGTATATTAAATAGTTTTATAGAAAAACAGCAAGTATGGGCCATACAAGATAAAGAGAGTGGGAGTGTCATAGGTTCTATTGGATTGCATGACGATCACAAAAGAAGTGATACGGGAGCTAAGATGCTTGGATATGTTTTATCCGAAGATTATTGGGGAAAAGGTATAATGCCAGAAGCAGTACAAGAAATTTTGAAGTATGCCTTTGAAGAAGCAAATGTCCAATTAATTTCCGTCTATCATTATGATTTTAATACTACCTCTAAAAGAGTTATAGAGAAGGTTGGATTTAAGTTTGAGGGAATATTAAGGGCAGCTAGTAAAAGGTATGATGGGAAAATTTTTGATGATTATTGTTATTCTATGTTAAGACAAGAGTATAGTGAATTAATAAAATAAGATTTAAATATAAAAAGTATTTTAGAAAACATTAAAAATTGAATATAGATCGTTGCCTCATAAAGGAAGTATAGCCTATAACTTAAGTTGAAAGTTATAGGTTTATTTATTATAATTAATTAAGCTGAATAGGAATGCGTGAAGACATCAAGTGAATTAAAGGGGGATTACCTATGATAAAGTTAATAGCAACGGATATGGATGGAACATTACTAAATAGTAATCATGAAATTAATCCAGAGTTTGATGAAGTTTTTAATAAATTGAAGGAAAAGAATATTCTATTTGCAGTAGCTAGTGGGAGGCAATATTACACTTTGCTAAAACAATTTGATAAAGTAAAAAAGGACATGCTATTTATAGCTGAAAATGGAACTTTTGTAGTACATAAGGACAAAGAATTAGTAGTTAATGATATGGATAGGGAACAAGCATTACATATTATTAGGATAGCAAGAGAAATTTCACAGTGTGAGATAGTCCTTTGTGGAAAAGATTCTGCATATATAGAAAGTCAAAATCAAAGTTTTGCAGAAGAAGTAAATAGATATTATGTTAGATGTCAGTGCGTAGAAAAATTTGAGGATGTAGATGATAAGATATTGAAAGTTGCTATCTGTGACTTAAAGGGTACTGAAAATAATAGTCTAAATTATTTTCAGGAATACCAGAAAAGTGTTCAAATAACTGTTTCAGGCAAACTATGGCTTGATATTACAGCTAAGGGTATAAACAAGGGAATAGCAATTAAAGAGATTCAACAAGCATTGAATGTTAGTTATGATGAGACTATGGTGTTTGGAGATTACTTAAATGATTTAGAAATGATGCAAAGCGCTTATTATAGCTATGCTATGGAAAATGCTCATGAGGAGTTAAAAAAAGTATCTAGATTTACAGCCAAAAGTAATGATGAAAATGGAGTTCTAGATACAATAAAACAAATAGTATTAAGTTAATTCCTATAACAAATTTTCAAAATGCACATATTATATAGAGGAGTCGAAAATAAATAAGCCTCCTCTATCAACTAGCTTACCATCATTTAATGAGATTATATTAACATTGTGAGAATCTAAGAATTCTTTGACTTGGTCACCGTATTTATATTGGTTAATGTCACCAAAAAAAGCCATTGTATCTTTGGAGATTAATCCACATGTACCACCTATAAAACCATAGTCAAAATCTTCTAGTACAATATCTCCAGCAGGTAGCAATAGAACATCATAGGAGCAAGATTTAAGAACGTTATATATTCCTATGTCACTTGTTATGAATGCGGAATTATTTACTATAGCACAAGAGCACTTAGAATATCCTTGTTTTATGTTAATTAATTTCTTATTTTTACATAAGGTTTTAATTTGCTCATCTGTATATTTTAGATTATGGATTAAAATTGAGCCAGTGCTAATGCAGTTCAATGCTATATTTTCAGGATAGGTTTCACCTAAGGATGAAGAGGATAAGGTGAAATTAACTTTTAGAGAAGTTAATTTAGATAAAAAGTTTTCTGGTATATCTTTGTAGGCGATAAATTGATTACATAAAGGTGAGCTTTGAAATAATTGTATATCAACATGACCGTTAATAGCATTATACAGTTTGTGACAAGGAGGAACTTTTATTGGTTCGATATTAATTTTTTTTAATGAAGTTAACTCTTTATCAGAAATTCTATAATCTACAAAAGCAAATTTCATAAAAATACTCCTTTCAAGATAAGGCATTTTCAAAAAATAAGTAATTTCATATGCTAGTCTATTTTCGTTAAAATGCATCAATAGGACCATTAGATAGCGTGCTATCTAAGCAATCTACTTACTTGATTAACTAAAAATATCAGTCGCATATTTGAATTTGTTATTTTAAGAAGCCTAGTATGTGATACTAATACTATAAGTTTAATAAAAAAAATCATTGTAATCAATGTCGAATTTGAGAATTTATTTTTTGAATACCTTTTTTTATTTTATACATACTATATGTATGAAAGGAGTGAGTGAGATGCTACTGCTTAGACTTGCATATGATGAGCAACATGACATCAGTGAAGACATACGTGAAATTAGCTTGTTTTTGAAGCAAAAAGGTGTCACTGTAGGTATTAGAGAAAGTATGGAGGGGAATACTAACATTGCCGCAATAGTTTGTGAAGATTCCATATATAGTGAAAAGCTACAGTCTTTGGTTAGTTTTTATTGCAGCAATATTTTATATAAAATTGTAATTGAGGATTTTAAGAATAGAGAATTTTTAGAGTATGTAACAGAAAACTATTTTTTCTTAAATAGAGAAGAAATAATAGAGATTGAGAATAGGTGTATGAAAACATTATCTTCAAATGGTGTACTTTTAAATGATACAAGTGTATACTGCCTTAATATAGTAAATAATATAATAGACAAAATAAAAAATTGTGTGGAAGAACAGCATAATATTAACGTTGAAGGTTTTATAAGATTTAGAATGAAAGATTTGGTTGATGACATAGAATCTATAATAGATAAAGTAGTTGAAGATTATATGGTGGAAAAAGAGTATAATGAGTTTATTAAATTACTAAAATATTTTGTTGATATACAAGATAGCAAGATAGATTTATTAAATATTGTTATGCTAAAAGATGGTGGATATGAATTATTTGATGAGGTAGGAAATAATATTTTTCAGGAGTTTGTGAATAGTATAACTGAACTTAAAGCTACAAATGCAGTTAAGGAAGAGGATATAATTATAAGTGGTCTTATAACTAATTCTCCTAAAGAAATAATAATTCACAATAAAGAAAATTGTAATAATAAAGAGTTTTTAAATACTATAGTAAGTGTGTTTGGAGACAGAGTGAAATATTGTGAAGGATGTAGTATTTGTATAAAAACACACATAAAAGTATAAAAGATGTTGACAGCTTAAATTATTCGTGATATTATAATACACGTAGCAAGAAGAAACAGCCGTTTCTCACCTTACAGCCAAGGCTCGTTAGGTTAATAATCGTGGTAAATTATGAATTGCGATAAAAAGGACGGCATTAGCCGTCCTTTATTTTTTATAAATATAGAACAAAGCATCACTGGGAGGTGAATAATATTAGTAAAAATTTTTTGTTAAATGAAGAAATAAGAGAAAAAGAATTAAGAATTGTAGGACATGATGGTGAACAATTAGGTTTAATGTCATCTAGTGAGGCATTAAAAATGGCTGAAGAAAAAGATATGGATTTGGTTATGATATCACCTAGTGCAAAACCACCAGTTTGTAAAATAATGGACTATGGTAAGTTCATATATGAGCAAGCTAAAAAAGACAGAGAAGCAAAGAAAAAACAAAAAGTAGTAGATTTAAAAGAAGTGAGAGTTAGCCCTAAGATAGAAGAACATGACATCATGATTAAAGCAACAAATGCAAGAAGGTTTTTACAAGAGGGCGATAAAGTTAAAATCACAGTAAGATTTAGAGGAAGAGAAGCAGATTATTCTCATGTTGGAAACAAAATCTTACAAAACTTTGCTGAGAAGTTAGCTGATGTTTCTACAATAGAAAAACCAGCAAAGCTTGAAGGTAGAAATATGATAATGATTTTAACTCCAAAAAAAGCATAACTTGAGAGGAGGAAATTCAAATGCCAAAAATGAAGACTCATAGAGGAGCAGCTAAAAGATTTAAATTAACAGGAACAGGTAAATTAAAGAGAGCTAAAGCTTTCAAAAGCCATATCTTAACAAAGAAAAGCGCTAAGAGAAAGAGAAACTTAAGAAAAACAGCTTATGTTTCAGTAGCTCAAGAAAAAACAATGAAAAAATTATTACCATATCTATAATAGATTACGGAGTAGGAGGTTAGCACAACATGGCAAGAGTAAAGAGAGCAGTAAATTCTCGTAAAAATCATAAAAAGGTATTAAAGCTTGCAAAAGGTTACTATGGTGGAAAGAGTAAACTTTTTAAGACAGCTAATGAATCAGTTATAAGAGCGTTAAGAAATGCTTACGTTGGAAGAAAGTTAAAGAAGAGAGACTATAGAAGTCTATGGATAGCAAGAATAAATGCTGCAACAAGAATTAATGGATTATCATATTCAAAATTCATGAACGGTATGAAACTTGCAGGTATCGATATTAACAGAAAGATGCTTTCAGAGATCGCTATAAATGATCCAAAGGCATTTGCTGATTTAGTAGAAGTAGCTAAAAAACAAATTAATGCTTAATTACAAATCAAATGCGACTTAAAGGTCGCATTTATTTTTATATGCAGACATAAAAAATCAAGTTGAAATGGTTAAGAATAAAGTTTATTCCATAACTAAAATTGTGAGGTTAATAGTGTTAAAGATAGAAAGCAAAGAAAATAAACTTTTCAAGGATACAAAAAAATTAAAAGAAAAGAAATGGCGCATTAAGAATAAAAAGTATTTAATTGAAGGTGTAAGAATAGTAGAAGAAGCTATTAAAGCTAAGGTTAAAATTGATGCTATTTTCTTAGAAGAAGATTTAGAAGATGCTAGGATAAATGCGTTTTTGGAAGGTCAATCTTTTAATAGTTATGTTTTATCAAAAGAGTTATTTAAATCTTTGTGTTCAACAGAAGCTCCTCAAGGCATTATAGCTATTGTAGATTTATCAAATAGTATAGAAAAGAAGAGTGGGAATTTTTATATATTAGCAGATAAGGTGCAAGATCCAGGAAATATGGGGACGATTATAAGAACAGCTCATGCAGCTAATGCTAAGGGTGTTATTATAACTAAAGGAACTGTTGATATATACAATGAAAAAACTATTAGATCTACTATGGGATCAATTTTTTATCTTCCTGTAATTGAGGATCAAGATTTAGAATTCACAAAGAAATTAATTGATAATGGATATAAATTATTAGTTAGTGCGTTAGATGCTGAGAAAAACTTTTTTGAGGAAGATTTAAGTGGAAGTTACATAATTGCTGTTGGCAATGAGGGCAATGGAGTTTCTGATGAAATAAAGGATTTAGCTACTGTAAAGGTGAAGATACCAATGCCTGGAGAGGCTGAATCATTAAACGTTTCTGTTGCCTGTGCAATAATGATATATGAAAAAGTTCGCCAAAATTTATCAAATGCTATTGAATAATGGTGAAACAACTATTATAATCAATATATATTGAATAAATTATCTGCTGTGAATGAGAGAGTAGGAGTAAATGACTTTTTAGGGAGAAGAAATCGTAGACTGAAAGTTTCTTTATAGAAATTTGCTTTGAAGTTCGCTCAGGAGTTCTGATTGTGAAGTTATATTAGCAGTCAGCGGTTAAATTCCGTTATATTAACTAAGAGAGCATGAAAATTATCATGCTAATTAGGGTGGTACCGCGATTTTTCTCGTCCCTTTTAGGGATGGGATTTTTTATTGCAAAAAATTAAGCATGGAAGGAGAAAATGCAATGCAAAATAAATTAATGGAAATAAAAGAACTTGCTTCAAAAGAGCTTGAAGCAGTTAAAAATAGCTCAGAGATAGAAAATCTTAGAGTTAAATATCTAGGTAAAAAAGGTGAACTTACTGGAATATTAAGAGGTATGGGAAGTTTATCAGTAGATGAAAAACCTATCATAGGTAAATTAGCCAATGAAGTAAGATCTAATATAGAAGAAAAAATAGATGCGATTACTAAAAAAATAAAAGAGAGCGAACAAAAAGAAAAATTAAGCAAGGAAGTTATTGATATATCACTTCCAGGAAAGAAAAAGATTATAGGAAAAAGACATCCGTTAGAATCTACTTTGAAGAGTATTGAAGATATTTTTATTTCAATGGGATTCACTATAGAGGAAGGTCCAGAAGTTGAATTAGATTATTATAACTTCGAAGCACTTAATATACCAAAGGATCATCCAGCAAGAAGTGAACAAGATACTTTTTATATCAATGATAATTTAGTTCTTAGAACTCAAACTTCACCAGTTCAAATTAGAGTTATGGAAAAGCAAGAACCACCAATAAAGATGATATCACCAGGAAAGGTGTTTAGATCTGATGCAGTGGATGCCACACATTCACCTATATTCTATCAAATGGAGGGTCTTGTAATAGACAAAGGGATTACTTTTGCTGATTTAAAAGGAACTCTAGAGTTGTTTGTTAAGAAGATGTTTGGAGAAAATGTTCAAACTAAATTTAGACCACACCATTTCCCATTTACTGAACCTTCAGCAGAAATGGATGCAAGTTG comes from Clostridium sp. TW13 and encodes:
- a CDS encoding amino acid ABC transporter permease, with protein sequence MNFDTQTERIIQIILKSFLPLLEAGLKFTIPVALISFGLGIIVALATALARISKFKVLRFISGFYVWIVRGTPLLVQLFIIFYGLPRAGITLEPITAAIIGFTLNVGAYTSEVIRAAILSIPKGQWEAAFSVGMNSRQALTRIILPQAARVSVPPLFNSFISLIKDTSLASTITLTEMFQIAQRITATTYEPLVLYCEAAVIYLLFCSMLSFIQHRIENRLERYVAK
- a CDS encoding amino acid ABC transporter ATP-binding protein, with product MINIRNLHKSFGDKEILKGIDLNVPKGEATFIIGPSGSGKTTLLRCMNLLEIPNEGTISIGNNTLEFKTNKKNIQNDILKLRKSTGMVFQGFHLFPHMTVIQNIMEGPVTVLKQSKDDARAKAITLLQKVGLSEKSNSYPHELSGGQQQRVAIARAMAMEPSVLLFDEPTSALDPELEAEVLKVMRDLSHEGMTMVVVTHKMSFAKEVANNVIFMDDGIIVESGTPQKLFTNTTNSRLKQFLSLVE
- a CDS encoding GNAT family N-acetyltransferase, whose amino-acid sequence is MNIFRVTEKEEQFLKYKKSYIHSTAFIAKQGEDVIGIFEYNINGIVAEITNILLPCSKNQSIRVVKGFIEELSYWNPYVNSVVLKNEISEVDLKTLKSFGFIADKGWMYEIDNASKLFKLSLSDIVPEQLTVDEKKVHKAISWVNCPRDVMVGCVEIDNKILVIDGYSRLVVAVQKGFSYVYGYMDKGNDNDEQKAFYKTCFSWCQEAGVNSVYDFNNRIVSSEEHKKIWIDRCQRYFKEKANEGLGKVKTLESKRLILRGWKLEDLDDFYQYAKNPKVGPNAGWAPHESKETTLSILNSFIEKQQVWAIQDKESGSVIGSIGLHDDHKRSDTGAKMLGYVLSEDYWGKGIMPEAVQEILKYAFEEANVQLISVYHYDFNTTSKRVIEKVGFKFEGILRAASKRYDGKIFDDYCYSMLRQEYSELIK
- a CDS encoding Cof-type HAD-IIB family hydrolase, producing the protein MIKLIATDMDGTLLNSNHEINPEFDEVFNKLKEKNILFAVASGRQYYTLLKQFDKVKKDMLFIAENGTFVVHKDKELVVNDMDREQALHIIRIAREISQCEIVLCGKDSAYIESQNQSFAEEVNRYYVRCQCVEKFEDVDDKILKVAICDLKGTENNSLNYFQEYQKSVQITVSGKLWLDITAKGINKGIAIKEIQQALNVSYDETMVFGDYLNDLEMMQSAYYSYAMENAHEELKKVSRFTAKSNDENGVLDTIKQIVLS
- a CDS encoding DUF6873 family GME fold protein; this translates as MKFAFVDYRISDKELTSLKKINIEPIKVPPCHKLYNAINGHVDIQLFQSSPLCNQFIAYKDIPENFLSKLTSLKVNFTLSSSSLGETYPENIALNCISTGSILIHNLKYTDEQIKTLCKNKKLINIKQGYSKCSCAIVNNSAFITSDIGIYNVLKSCSYDVLLLPAGDIVLEDFDYGFIGGTCGLISKDTMAFFGDINQYKYGDQVKEFLDSHNVNIISLNDGKLVDRGGLFIFDSSI
- the ytxC gene encoding putative sporulation protein YtxC; the protein is MLLLRLAYDEQHDISEDIREISLFLKQKGVTVGIRESMEGNTNIAAIVCEDSIYSEKLQSLVSFYCSNILYKIVIEDFKNREFLEYVTENYFFLNREEIIEIENRCMKTLSSNGVLLNDTSVYCLNIVNNIIDKIKNCVEEQHNINVEGFIRFRMKDLVDDIESIIDKVVEDYMVEKEYNEFIKLLKYFVDIQDSKIDLLNIVMLKDGGYELFDEVGNNIFQEFVNSITELKATNAVKEEDIIISGLITNSPKEIIIHNKENCNNKEFLNTIVSVFGDRVKYCEGCSICIKTHIKV
- the infC gene encoding translation initiation factor IF-3 produces the protein MNNISKNFLLNEEIREKELRIVGHDGEQLGLMSSSEALKMAEEKDMDLVMISPSAKPPVCKIMDYGKFIYEQAKKDREAKKKQKVVDLKEVRVSPKIEEHDIMIKATNARRFLQEGDKVKITVRFRGREADYSHVGNKILQNFAEKLADVSTIEKPAKLEGRNMIMILTPKKA
- the rpmI gene encoding 50S ribosomal protein L35 translates to MPKMKTHRGAAKRFKLTGTGKLKRAKAFKSHILTKKSAKRKRNLRKTAYVSVAQEKTMKKLLPYL
- the rplT gene encoding 50S ribosomal protein L20 — encoded protein: MARVKRAVNSRKNHKKVLKLAKGYYGGKSKLFKTANESVIRALRNAYVGRKLKKRDYRSLWIARINAATRINGLSYSKFMNGMKLAGIDINRKMLSEIAINDPKAFADLVEVAKKQINA
- a CDS encoding TrmH family RNA methyltransferase; this translates as MLKIESKENKLFKDTKKLKEKKWRIKNKKYLIEGVRIVEEAIKAKVKIDAIFLEEDLEDARINAFLEGQSFNSYVLSKELFKSLCSTEAPQGIIAIVDLSNSIEKKSGNFYILADKVQDPGNMGTIIRTAHAANAKGVIITKGTVDIYNEKTIRSTMGSIFYLPVIEDQDLEFTKKLIDNGYKLLVSALDAEKNFFEEDLSGSYIIAVGNEGNGVSDEIKDLATVKVKIPMPGEAESLNVSVACAIMIYEKVRQNLSNAIE
- the pheS gene encoding phenylalanine--tRNA ligase subunit alpha; the protein is MQNKLMEIKELASKELEAVKNSSEIENLRVKYLGKKGELTGILRGMGSLSVDEKPIIGKLANEVRSNIEEKIDAITKKIKESEQKEKLSKEVIDISLPGKKKIIGKRHPLESTLKSIEDIFISMGFTIEEGPEVELDYYNFEALNIPKDHPARSEQDTFYINDNLVLRTQTSPVQIRVMEKQEPPIKMISPGKVFRSDAVDATHSPIFYQMEGLVIDKGITFADLKGTLELFVKKMFGENVQTKFRPHHFPFTEPSAEMDASCFVCGGKGCKVCKGSGWMEILGCGMVHPQVIKNCGLDPEVYSGFAFGFGIDRMVMLNYGIDDIRALYESDMRFLKQF